A section of the Flavobacterium ardleyense genome encodes:
- a CDS encoding DEAD/DEAH box helicase, translating into MNNNVHSNNILLNLGITELNEMQVVAQEAIIDSSDVLLLSPTGSGKTLAFLLPIFQTLIEESNKVQCLILVPSRELALQIEQVWKKMGTSFKVNTCYGGHSIETEIKNLSNPPAILIGTPGRIADHIDRGTFETDSIKTLILDEFDKSLQLGFHEQMSFIIARLPKVNKRIMVSATDGIEIPKYTKVHKPVVLNFLTDDEDDSNLVTKLVLSPDKDKLETLFNLICSFKSESAIIFCNHRDAAERISDLLNEKGISVTYYHGGMDQDERERALIQFRNGSVRYLITTDLAARGLDIPDMKHVVHYHLPSKVDEYTHRNGRTARMTASGTAYILYNEAEKKADYLDYKMPVLDVKNSITLPKAPEYKTVYISGGKKNKLNKIDIVGFFGQVGGLDKSDIGIIEVKDFISFVAVKSTKVSNLLTAIRDKKMKGKKFKIEVARNVVKKEE; encoded by the coding sequence ATGAATAATAATGTACACTCCAATAATATACTGCTTAATCTAGGCATTACAGAACTTAATGAGATGCAAGTAGTGGCTCAAGAAGCCATCATTGATAGCAGCGATGTTCTTCTTCTATCTCCAACAGGATCAGGAAAAACGCTGGCTTTTTTACTGCCAATCTTTCAAACTCTTATTGAAGAGTCTAATAAAGTACAGTGTTTAATTCTCGTTCCTTCTCGGGAGCTTGCCTTGCAGATAGAGCAAGTTTGGAAAAAAATGGGTACCTCTTTTAAAGTAAATACTTGTTACGGTGGACACTCTATAGAAACTGAAATAAAGAATCTTAGCAATCCTCCCGCTATACTTATTGGGACTCCGGGCCGGATTGCCGATCATATTGATCGTGGCACTTTTGAGACCGACTCCATTAAAACCCTTATTCTGGATGAGTTTGATAAATCACTGCAGCTTGGTTTTCACGAGCAAATGTCATTTATTATTGCACGCTTGCCGAAAGTTAATAAACGAATAATGGTTTCGGCAACTGATGGTATCGAAATTCCAAAGTATACGAAAGTTCATAAACCAGTTGTTTTAAATTTCCTAACTGATGATGAGGACGATAGTAATCTTGTTACGAAACTTGTCTTGTCTCCAGATAAAGATAAACTAGAAACCTTGTTTAATTTAATCTGCAGTTTCAAATCTGAATCGGCAATTATTTTCTGCAACCACCGAGATGCTGCTGAGCGTATTAGTGATTTGCTTAACGAAAAAGGTATCAGTGTCACTTACTATCATGGCGGAATGGATCAGGACGAACGTGAAAGAGCGCTCATTCAGTTCAGAAATGGCAGTGTTCGCTACCTTATTACTACAGATCTGGCTGCTCGTGGGCTTGATATTCCAGATATGAAACATGTTGTACATTATCATTTACCATCAAAAGTAGATGAGTATACGCATCGTAATGGTCGTACCGCAAGAATGACGGCCTCAGGTACGGCTTATATTTTATATAATGAAGCTGAGAAAAAAGCAGATTATTTAGATTATAAAATGCCAGTATTAGATGTTAAAAATTCGATAACGCTACCAAAAGCCCCAGAGTATAAGACAGTATACATCAGCGGCGGAAAGAAAAACAAGCTAAATAAAATTGACATTGTAGGCTTTTTTGGACAAGTAGGAGGATTGGACAAATCTGATATAGGAATTATTGAAGTAAAGGACTTTATTTCTTTTGTGGCGGTCAAATCTACCAAAGTATCAAATCTGCTAACTGCCATTCGTGACAAGAAGATGAAAGGGAAGAAATTCAAAATAGAAGTTGCTAGAAATGTAGTAAAGAAAGAGGAGTAG
- a CDS encoding T9SS type A sorting domain-containing protein yields the protein MKKITLGLFVLCASFAVQAQDFSQTTSQDIVPETSVSCSDQTTGFASASTYYRAYDLPALGVTAPYGVTNISFGLEEVSGEVEVTVNLYATTANFPTGFTLVPGPQYNLIASTTVMVDETDSLGLVTVPFTSALVPVGSKLVIELAHDDLEEGFYLGGNSSGQSKPGYIAAEGCGIATPTTYTQVGFPNMHLVLNVSGTTDALALNNNTLEQVSVYPNPTSGLVQVNLPSSVEIISVTVSDISGKQMNASISGNTIDMSNFANGVYMVNVNTNEGNLVRKVVKN from the coding sequence ATGAAGAAAATTACTTTAGGTTTATTCGTATTATGTGCTTCTTTTGCAGTTCAAGCACAAGATTTTTCTCAAACTACGTCACAGGATATTGTACCTGAAACGTCAGTATCATGCTCAGATCAGACAACTGGCTTTGCAAGTGCATCTACTTATTACAGAGCATACGATCTTCCAGCTCTTGGAGTTACTGCTCCTTATGGTGTTACTAATATTAGTTTTGGATTAGAAGAAGTTAGCGGTGAAGTAGAAGTAACTGTAAATCTTTACGCAACTACTGCAAATTTCCCAACTGGTTTTACTTTAGTACCTGGCCCACAGTACAATTTGATCGCATCAACTACTGTTATGGTTGACGAAACTGACTCTCTAGGATTGGTAACAGTACCTTTTACATCAGCACTTGTTCCTGTAGGAAGCAAACTTGTGATAGAGCTTGCTCATGATGACCTTGAAGAAGGTTTTTATTTAGGCGGAAACTCTTCTGGACAAAGTAAACCAGGTTATATCGCAGCAGAAGGTTGTGGTATTGCAACTCCAACAACTTATACGCAAGTTGGTTTTCCAAACATGCACCTAGTATTAAACGTTAGCGGAACTACAGATGCATTGGCATTAAATAACAATACTTTGGAGCAAGTTTCTGTATATCCAAATCCAACAAGCGGATTGGTACAAGTAAATCTTCCTTCTTCTGTAGAAATCATTTCTGTAACAGTAAGCGATATTTCTGGAAAACAAATGAATGCAAGCATATCAGGAAATACTATTGATATGTCAAATTTCGCAAATGGAGTTTACATGGTAAATGTTAACACAAACGAAGGAAACCTTGTTAGAAAAGTAGTGAAAAACTAA
- a CDS encoding NUDIX hydrolase → MYKVFVNDKPLFLTNEIIKETDFQMFLLESVDIKQLISKMFHNKIQKAYLYHSDAKEIMKVLKSKISVQKAGGGLVYNTEGDVLFIFRNGKWDLPKGGTEKGEDIEETSMREVEEETGVSGLKITRRLQKTYHIFKRNGEYKLKITHWFEMYSKFDGILVGQEDEGIEEVRWVKSKNLNEILSNSYENIKLLFDQG, encoded by the coding sequence ATGTATAAAGTTTTCGTAAACGACAAGCCTCTTTTTCTCACAAATGAGATAATAAAAGAAACAGATTTTCAGATGTTCCTTTTAGAAAGCGTCGATATCAAGCAATTGATCTCAAAAATGTTCCATAATAAAATTCAAAAAGCTTATTTATATCATTCTGATGCAAAGGAAATTATGAAAGTCCTTAAGTCCAAAATCTCCGTTCAAAAGGCTGGTGGAGGTCTTGTCTATAATACTGAAGGTGATGTATTGTTCATTTTTCGCAACGGAAAGTGGGATTTGCCCAAGGGCGGAACAGAAAAAGGCGAAGATATTGAAGAAACTTCTATGAGAGAAGTTGAGGAGGAGACAGGAGTTTCAGGCCTAAAGATTACCCGTAGATTGCAAAAAACGTATCATATCTTCAAAAGAAATGGTGAATATAAGCTCAAAATCACACACTGGTTTGAGATGTATTCCAAGTTTGATGGAATTCTCGTAGGTCAGGAAGATGAAGGTATCGAAGAAGTACGTTGGGTTAAATCAAAGAACCTCAACGAGATTCTGTCCAATTCTTATGAAAACATTAAATTGTTATTTGATCAAGGTTGA
- the pyrE gene encoding orotate phosphoribosyltransferase has protein sequence MIFTKDTAEKTAELLLQINAIKLNPKNPFTWASGWKSPIYCDNRMTLSFPPIRNYIRESFAKNIEKQFGKPDVIAGVATGAIGIGVLVAEYMGLPFVYVRPEAKKHGRLNQVEGFLQKGQNVVVIEDLISTGNSSLNAVAALREAGANVKGMVAIFSYGFDTATENFKNAKVDLFTLSNYDHLLPLAVAKRYITEEELSALEAWNKDPANWAATV, from the coding sequence ATGATTTTTACTAAAGATACAGCCGAGAAAACTGCCGAACTACTTTTGCAAATAAATGCAATTAAATTGAATCCGAAAAATCCTTTTACATGGGCATCCGGATGGAAATCTCCAATATATTGTGATAATCGAATGACACTGTCATTTCCACCTATCAGAAATTATATTCGTGAGTCATTTGCAAAGAACATTGAAAAACAATTTGGAAAACCAGATGTGATTGCCGGAGTTGCCACAGGCGCTATTGGTATTGGTGTTTTGGTGGCCGAATATATGGGACTCCCGTTTGTATACGTGCGACCCGAAGCCAAAAAACATGGACGTCTTAATCAGGTGGAAGGATTTTTGCAAAAAGGGCAAAATGTTGTTGTAATAGAAGATCTTATCAGTACAGGAAATTCAAGCCTTAATGCAGTTGCGGCACTTAGAGAAGCTGGAGCAAATGTTAAAGGCATGGTGGCTATTTTTAGTTATGGTTTTGATACTGCAACAGAAAACTTTAAAAATGCAAAGGTCGACCTCTTTACACTTAGCAATTATGATCATCTCCTACCTTTGGCCGTAGCCAAAAGATATATAACCGAAGAAGAATTATCGGCCCTTGAAGCTTGGAATAAAGATCCTGCTAACTGGGCAGCAACAGTTTAA
- a CDS encoding SRPBCC family protein, with amino-acid sequence MNIETPKTTVEKSAESIFNSLSNIENFEKLMPSNLQKFEIINPDTFKFSLKGMPEIELKVKERIPNSKLILESANEKMSFSLIANLTEISENETDVQLDFEGKFNAMMAMMIKGPITKFMESISSNMNKL; translated from the coding sequence ATGAATATAGAGACTCCAAAGACCACGGTAGAAAAATCAGCTGAAAGCATTTTCAATTCATTGTCTAACATTGAGAATTTTGAAAAATTGATGCCGAGCAATCTTCAAAAGTTTGAAATAATTAACCCTGACACTTTCAAGTTTTCCTTAAAGGGAATGCCTGAAATAGAATTGAAGGTTAAGGAGAGAATTCCAAACAGCAAACTTATCCTTGAGTCTGCAAACGAGAAGATGTCATTTTCTTTAATTGCTAATTTGACAGAGATCTCCGAAAACGAAACAGATGTGCAATTAGATTTTGAAGGTAAATTTAACGCTATGATGGCAATGATGATAAAAGGTCCAATCACTAAATTTATGGAATCTATATCATCAAATATGAATAAGCTTTAG
- a CDS encoding biotin--[acetyl-CoA-carboxylase] ligase, whose product MRIVKLNAIPSTNDYLKKLSHSNNVENFMCVVAENQTQGRGQMGAQWAAEAGKNLTFSVYVEKVISDISQIYLLNVAVAVSIFNVLQKYQVPKLSVKWPNDIMADTKKLGGVLIENSMRGDGSITSILGIGINVNQIIFENMPTATSLALVTQQVFDKTILLENIIAELELVVNDMKNSSEDLWTTYKSHLFKKDVPMVFEVDQGKRLMGIIKDVTPQGLLVVEHSDEIEYYYNIKEIKMLY is encoded by the coding sequence ATGCGTATAGTCAAACTTAATGCCATTCCCTCCACAAATGATTATCTTAAAAAACTTTCTCATAGTAATAATGTAGAAAATTTTATGTGTGTTGTGGCAGAAAATCAAACGCAGGGAAGAGGACAGATGGGAGCTCAATGGGCCGCTGAAGCAGGTAAGAACCTGACTTTTAGTGTTTATGTTGAAAAAGTAATTTCGGATATTAGTCAGATCTATTTGCTAAATGTTGCAGTTGCAGTAAGTATTTTTAACGTACTTCAAAAATATCAAGTTCCAAAATTATCTGTAAAGTGGCCAAACGACATTATGGCAGATACAAAGAAACTTGGGGGAGTATTAATAGAAAATAGTATGCGAGGTGATGGCAGTATCACATCAATACTTGGTATCGGCATAAATGTTAATCAAATAATTTTTGAAAATATGCCTACTGCTACTTCATTGGCATTAGTTACACAGCAAGTCTTTGACAAGACGATACTTCTAGAAAATATTATTGCCGAACTTGAATTAGTTGTTAATGATATGAAAAATAGTAGTGAGGATTTGTGGACAACTTACAAATCACATTTATTTAAAAAAGATGTACCCATGGTATTTGAAGTTGACCAAGGAAAGAGATTGATGGGAATTATTAAAGATGTAACTCCTCAGGGTTTGTTGGTAGTTGAGCATAGCGATGAGATCGAATACTACTACAATATAAAGGAAATAAAAATGCTTTACTAA
- the rsfS gene encoding ribosome silencing factor, producing MTKKAINNDVLLANIIKGIEEVKGQDIDILDLRDIDTSVCDYFVVCNGTSNTQVNAIVNSIQKIVSKELHDKPWHVEGSDNAEWVLMDYVNIVVHVFQKHIREYYNIESLWGDAKITTIENKY from the coding sequence ATGACTAAAAAAGCTATAAACAATGATGTTCTTCTAGCAAACATCATAAAAGGAATTGAAGAAGTTAAAGGACAAGATATTGATATTTTAGATTTACGCGACATTGATACATCAGTGTGCGATTACTTCGTAGTATGTAATGGAACTTCAAATACTCAGGTTAATGCCATCGTGAATTCCATCCAAAAAATCGTTTCTAAAGAGTTGCATGATAAACCATGGCATGTGGAGGGTTCTGATAATGCCGAATGGGTACTTATGGACTACGTAAACATCGTTGTACATGTTTTCCAAAAGCATATTAGAGAATATTACAACATAGAAAGTTTATGGGGCGATGCCAAAATCACAACAATAGAAAATAAATATTAG
- the ftsH gene encoding ATP-dependent zinc metalloprotease FtsH, whose translation MAKDNNPNPNKLKISPWLVYGVIVFIFLAISFATGGSSFQDAQKTSSSKFNVFLESGDVSKVNILNKTQAEVFLTPEALKEKQHAAVAKDLLNRPNPGPHYVFDIGNDEIFQKKLEVAVAEGKLKDFSFMQQSNWTDLLIGFLPIIVIIAIWIFIMRRMSGGGAGGPGGQLFNIGKSKAKLFDEKTDIKTTFKDVAGLEGAKEEIQEIVEFLKNPEKYTNLGGKIPKGALLVGPPGTGKTLLAKAVAGEAQVPFFSLSGSDFVEMFVGVGASRVRDLFKQAKEKSPAIIFIDEIDAVGRARGKNNMSGSNDERENTLNQLLTEMDGFGTNSNVIVLAATNRADVLDKALMRAGRFDRQIFVDLPDIRERKEIFEVHLKPLKIEEALDTDFLAKQTPGFSGADIANVCNEAALIAARYDKKAVDKQDFLDAVDRIVGGLEKKNKIVTPHEKRAIAIHEAGHATVSWMLEHAAPLIKVTIVPRGQSLGAAWYLPEERLIVRTDQMLDEMCATMGGRAAEKVTFNRISTGALSDLEKVTKQARAMITVYGLNEKLGNVTYYDSSGQNEYGFSKPYSEDTARIIDEEISLLIESQYQRAITILEENKDKLFQLADILIEKEVIFKDDLETIFGKRTFDENLQEQIS comes from the coding sequence ATGGCGAAAGACAATAATCCAAATCCGAATAAATTAAAAATTAGTCCATGGCTCGTCTATGGTGTAATTGTATTTATTTTCCTTGCCATCAGTTTTGCAACTGGTGGATCTTCGTTTCAAGATGCACAAAAAACATCATCATCAAAATTTAATGTTTTTCTTGAATCAGGAGATGTATCCAAGGTAAATATTTTAAATAAAACTCAGGCCGAAGTATTCCTTACGCCAGAAGCTTTAAAAGAAAAGCAGCATGCGGCGGTTGCTAAAGATTTGCTAAACAGACCTAATCCGGGTCCACACTATGTATTTGACATTGGTAATGACGAAATCTTTCAGAAGAAACTGGAAGTTGCGGTTGCCGAAGGAAAACTTAAGGACTTTAGCTTTATGCAACAAAGCAATTGGACTGATTTACTGATTGGTTTTCTTCCGATAATTGTAATTATTGCAATCTGGATTTTCATTATGCGCAGAATGTCTGGCGGCGGCGCCGGTGGCCCTGGCGGACAACTCTTTAATATCGGGAAATCTAAAGCAAAATTATTCGATGAAAAAACCGATATCAAAACTACATTTAAAGATGTAGCAGGCCTTGAAGGCGCAAAAGAGGAGATTCAAGAAATTGTTGAATTTCTTAAAAATCCTGAAAAATATACAAATCTTGGAGGGAAGATTCCAAAAGGAGCGTTACTTGTTGGTCCTCCAGGGACAGGAAAAACTTTGTTAGCCAAAGCTGTAGCAGGAGAAGCGCAAGTACCTTTCTTTTCACTTTCTGGTTCAGACTTCGTAGAAATGTTTGTAGGTGTTGGAGCCTCAAGAGTTCGTGACTTATTTAAACAAGCAAAAGAAAAATCGCCAGCTATTATCTTTATTGATGAAATAGATGCTGTAGGTCGTGCAAGAGGAAAAAATAATATGTCAGGTTCAAATGATGAACGTGAAAATACATTAAACCAACTTCTTACTGAGATGGATGGTTTTGGCACAAATTCAAATGTTATTGTTCTTGCTGCTACAAATAGAGCCGACGTTTTGGACAAGGCACTTATGCGCGCCGGACGTTTTGACAGACAAATTTTTGTTGATCTTCCAGATATTAGAGAACGCAAAGAAATATTTGAGGTTCACTTGAAACCTCTTAAGATTGAAGAAGCATTGGACACTGATTTCTTAGCAAAACAAACGCCTGGTTTTTCAGGTGCTGATATTGCAAATGTATGTAACGAAGCTGCACTTATTGCTGCTCGCTACGACAAAAAAGCGGTGGACAAACAAGATTTCTTAGATGCAGTAGACAGAATTGTTGGTGGTCTTGAAAAGAAAAACAAAATTGTAACACCACATGAAAAACGTGCAATTGCCATTCACGAAGCTGGACATGCAACTGTAAGTTGGATGTTAGAGCATGCTGCACCACTTATCAAAGTAACAATTGTTCCTCGCGGACAAAGTTTAGGTGCTGCTTGGTACCTTCCAGAAGAGAGACTTATTGTACGTACTGACCAAATGTTAGACGAAATGTGCGCTACAATGGGTGGTCGCGCTGCTGAAAAAGTTACTTTTAATAGAATTTCTACTGGAGCTTTAAGTGATCTTGAAAAAGTGACAAAGCAAGCAAGAGCGATGATTACAGTTTACGGACTAAATGAAAAATTAGGAAACGTGACGTATTACGATTCTTCAGGTCAGAATGAATATGGTTTTTCTAAACCTTACTCAGAAGATACAGCAAGAATTATTGACGAGGAAATTTCGCTACTTATAGAAAGTCAGTACCAAAGAGCTATTACTATACTTGAAGAAAATAAAGATAAACTTTTCCAACTCGCTGATATTTTGATTGAAAAAGAAGTTATTTTTAAAGATGATTTAGAAACAATCTTCGGGAAACGTACTTTCGACGAGAATCTACAAGAGCAAATTTCATAA
- a CDS encoding LUD domain-containing protein — protein sequence MSLFKKLFGAADSKEEKETENIYNSQHDLPKVPVDERFMLNFKKNGGKFIYCENLDEVKEQFENILEENDWFESEVMCFEPKLHILLDENKLEHANVKNPIFLFASCENLIADEGSIFLSSNQLKQNKPNQLPSNIIILATTSQIIESTSDGLRLIKRKYEKNYPTNITTIKYFDKAKEEDFLQYGSTPKNLYLLLLEDL from the coding sequence ATGAGTCTTTTCAAGAAACTTTTCGGAGCAGCTGATTCTAAGGAAGAAAAAGAAACGGAAAATATTTACAACAGTCAGCATGATCTTCCAAAAGTTCCAGTTGATGAACGATTTATGCTTAATTTTAAAAAGAATGGCGGTAAATTTATTTACTGTGAAAATTTGGATGAAGTAAAAGAGCAGTTTGAAAATATTTTAGAAGAAAATGATTGGTTTGAATCAGAAGTGATGTGTTTCGAGCCAAAACTTCATATTCTCTTAGACGAAAACAAGTTAGAACATGCAAACGTTAAAAATCCTATATTTTTATTTGCCTCTTGTGAGAATCTGATTGCCGATGAAGGATCGATTTTCCTTTCTTCAAATCAGCTTAAGCAAAATAAGCCAAATCAATTGCCTTCCAATATTATTATTTTGGCAACAACAAGTCAAATTATTGAAAGTACAAGTGATGGATTGCGTCTGATAAAAAGGAAATACGAAAAAAACTATCCCACAAATATTACGACAATAAAGTACTTTGACAAAGCAAAAGAAGAAGATTTTTTACAGTACGGCAGTACCCCAAAAAACCTTTATTTATTGCTTTTAGAAGATCTCTAG
- a CDS encoding phosphatidate cytidylyltransferase: MRETLIRTASGLIYIFLLIGATLYSSATFQVLFGILMLISIYEYCRLIKTSIWVPMFVGALLYSLFSLISKNSVTSILILIPTLYFSVNTMILLFKNDMAELVGDQKLRSVGNYIILPFIIIAQIPFEADFYNPKIIISIFILIWINDTFAYIVGKTIGKNKLFESISPKKTIEGFIGGLGFAMLGGLLLSQYYLHQPYLIWVIIALIIAIFGTIGDLIESRFKRIAKVKDSGKIMPGHGGILDRLDSIIFAAPFVFLFFQILNLLARF; this comes from the coding sequence ATGCGCGAAACACTCATAAGAACGGCTTCTGGTCTAATTTACATCTTTCTGTTAATTGGGGCAACATTGTATTCCTCTGCTACATTTCAGGTTTTATTTGGAATACTAATGTTAATCAGCATTTATGAATATTGCAGATTGATTAAGACAAGTATCTGGGTGCCAATGTTTGTAGGTGCTTTACTTTATTCGTTGTTTTCTTTAATTAGTAAAAACAGTGTCACCTCAATACTTATTTTGATCCCAACTTTATATTTTAGTGTCAATACTATGATTTTGCTCTTTAAGAATGACATGGCAGAATTAGTAGGTGATCAAAAATTGCGATCTGTTGGTAATTATATTATTTTACCTTTTATAATTATTGCACAAATTCCTTTTGAAGCAGATTTTTACAATCCAAAAATAATAATATCTATATTTATATTAATATGGATTAACGATACGTTTGCTTATATAGTGGGCAAAACGATAGGAAAAAATAAATTATTCGAATCGATATCACCAAAGAAAACAATCGAAGGATTTATTGGCGGCTTAGGTTTTGCCATGCTTGGAGGACTGCTATTATCGCAATATTATCTTCATCAGCCTTATCTTATTTGGGTGATTATAGCCTTGATTATAGCTATTTTTGGAACAATCGGAGATCTGATTGAGTCTCGCTTTAAGCGAATTGCCAAGGTAAAGGATAGTGGAAAAATTATGCCTGGTCATGGAGGAATATTAGATCGATTGGATAGTATTATTTTTGCAGCACCATTTGTATTCTTGTTTTTTCAGATTTTAAATTTACTTGCAAGGTTTTAA
- a CDS encoding phosphatidylserine decarboxylase family protein yields MFHKEGSRIILISTTLLVAVLLLTDKFVENYWLLKSIQVISLIFLIIILQFFRNPKRSVALDEAHIISPVDGKVVVIEEVYEAEYFKDKRLQVSVFMSPINVHVTRYPMSGKVVFSKYHPGKFLVAWHPKSSTENERTTVVVNNGKFGDVLYRQIAGALAKRIINYAKEDMQVIQGTDAGFIKFGSRVDLYLPLGTEINVVLNQKAIGGKTIIATKM; encoded by the coding sequence ATGTTTCATAAAGAAGGATCTCGGATTATTTTAATTTCTACAACTTTATTGGTTGCAGTATTATTACTTACAGATAAATTTGTCGAAAATTATTGGTTGTTAAAATCAATTCAAGTTATTTCGTTAATTTTTCTGATTATCATTTTGCAATTTTTTAGAAATCCGAAAAGGAGCGTTGCTCTTGACGAAGCTCACATAATTTCTCCAGTTGACGGGAAAGTTGTAGTGATTGAGGAAGTTTATGAAGCAGAATATTTTAAAGATAAACGACTGCAAGTATCAGTATTTATGTCTCCAATTAACGTCCATGTTACTCGTTATCCAATGAGCGGCAAAGTAGTTTTTAGTAAATATCACCCTGGAAAATTTCTTGTAGCATGGCATCCTAAATCTAGCACAGAGAATGAACGGACAACAGTAGTTGTAAATAACGGTAAATTTGGCGATGTACTTTATAGACAAATTGCTGGCGCTCTTGCAAAAAGAATTATTAATTATGCAAAGGAAGATATGCAAGTCATTCAAGGTACTGATGCAGGATTTATCAAATTTGGATCAAGAGTAGATTTGTATTTACCTCTTGGAACTGAAATTAATGTTGTTTTGAATCAAAAAGCAATTGGTGGGAAAACTATTATTGCGACAAAAATGTAA
- a CDS encoding acyl-CoA-binding protein, producing MTDQELEIEFAKAVEYAMTLSQASLPQDVQLRLYAYYKQASFATSIPSMSTNFDLRNAFKTNAWMQISHISVREAKELYIETINLLKSQK from the coding sequence ATGACAGATCAAGAGTTAGAAATAGAATTTGCAAAGGCAGTTGAATATGCTATGACCTTGTCACAAGCTTCTTTACCTCAAGATGTTCAATTGCGTCTTTATGCCTATTATAAACAAGCATCATTTGCAACTTCAATTCCATCAATGTCGACAAACTTTGATCTACGCAATGCATTTAAAACCAATGCGTGGATGCAAATAAGTCATATATCTGTTCGCGAAGCTAAAGAGTTGTATATCGAAACAATAAATTTGCTTAAAAGCCAAAAGTAA
- a CDS encoding superoxide dismutase — MKIAKNLIFFSSLLLLLSSCDEKKLIEVQVPLPSGPEKKKLGNPDDVKADIGSFQLVQLPYSYDAFEPEFDATTMELHYSRHYLSYANHLNKELKGTPIEKFRIEEIISSIDMNNIALRENAGGYYNHSLYFESITPKNGGQPSAALSEAIVRDFGSFENFRSLFTAAAQKIVGSGWAWLVIDKAGVLQIATTANQDNPMMPQSIIRGTPLLPIDVWEHAYYLNFHTKRKKYIDTYFDSINWAKISERYNTALGI, encoded by the coding sequence ATGAAAATAGCCAAGAATCTCATTTTTTTTTCAAGTCTGCTGCTACTGCTAAGTTCTTGTGATGAAAAAAAATTAATTGAAGTTCAAGTGCCGTTACCTTCCGGTCCTGAGAAAAAGAAGTTGGGAAATCCTGATGATGTCAAGGCAGATATAGGATCTTTTCAATTGGTGCAATTGCCATATAGCTATGATGCTTTTGAGCCGGAGTTTGATGCCACCACTATGGAATTGCATTATTCTCGACATTACTTGTCCTACGCAAATCATCTTAATAAAGAATTAAAAGGGACTCCTATTGAAAAATTCAGAATTGAAGAAATCATTTCCAGCATTGATATGAACAATATCGCTTTACGCGAAAATGCCGGCGGTTATTACAACCATAGTTTGTATTTTGAATCTATAACTCCTAAAAATGGAGGCCAACCATCTGCCGCTCTTTCTGAAGCTATTGTACGAGACTTTGGAAGTTTTGAAAACTTTAGATCTTTATTTACCGCAGCTGCTCAAAAAATTGTCGGATCCGGTTGGGCATGGCTCGTTATTGACAAAGCTGGCGTCTTGCAAATCGCAACCACTGCAAATCAGGATAATCCAATGATGCCGCAATCTATAATCAGGGGAACCCCCCTTCTGCCTATAGATGTTTGGGAACATGCTTATTATCTTAATTTTCATACCAAACGTAAGAAATATATTGACACCTATTTTGATTCCATAAATTGGGCAAAAATTTCAGAACGATATAATACTGCGTTGGGAATTTAA